TCTTTTCGCGAGCGGGGGACTCGATGAGTACGAGATCGAGCGGCTGGTACAGAAGTCGCCGGAGATCGGCGGCTTCGGTGTCGGGACCCGCATGGGAGTCTCCGCCGACGCCCCGGCGTTGGACATGGCCTACAAGCTCACGTCCTACGCCGCCCGTGGTCGTTTGAAACTCTCCCAGGGCAAGCGCATCCTTCCTGGCCGCAAGCAAGTGTTTCGTGTCGAAGAGGACGGCGTCGCGGTGTTCGACATCCTGGCCCGGGAGGGTGAGGATCAGCCGGGACGTCCCTTGCTTCGGCCAGTGATGTCCGAAGGAGAACGACTGGACGATCACGTGACCGATCTGGAGCTCATCCGCGAAAATACACGGCGGGAGTGCTCGAGACTCGAACCGCGGTTTCGCTCACTCGAGCCTGCCGAGCCGCGATATCGGGTCGAAGTGAGCGAGGCGCTCCGGCGACACCAAGAGCAGGTCGTCTTCGAAGTCCAGAAGAGCTCGCGGCAAGGAAGCGGAGAAGAAAAGGTATGAAAGCTCCTCTCCTCGAGCAAGCGACCGGCCCTGCGAGCGGGAAACGTGCCTTCGAGATCGTCGAGCGAAAAGGGCTCGGCCACCCGGACTCGATCTGCGACGCCATCATGGAAGAGGCCGCGAGAGCCCTCGCCCGTCTGTATCTCGAACGTTCGGGTCAGGTGCAGCATTTCAATCTCGACAAGGCCCTCTGGGCCGCGGGGCGGTCTTCGCCACGTTTCGGGGGTGGCACCGTGGACGAGCCCTCGCGGCTGGTGTTCGGCGATCGAGCCCTTGCTGCCGTGGACGGCCATCGATTACCGGTGGCCGAGCTGGTAGAAGCAACCGCTCGATCCTGGATCGGCTCGAATCTGCGGTTCTTCGATCCCGACCGCCACCTCGTTTTCCAGAGCGAGCTTCGATCCGGCTCCGCCGAGCTCCTGCGTCCGTATTTGTCGGGCGCGCCGGCGGCGAACGATACGTCCGTGGGAGTGGGCTTCGCGCCCTGGACCGAGACCGAACGGCTCGTGGTTCGCGCGGAACGCTACATCAACTTGCCCTCCTTCAAGCAGCAGTTCCCCGAGACGGGAGAGGATGTCAAGGTGCTCGGGGTCCGGAGAGACGGCGTGTTGGAGCTCACCGTGGCGCTCGCCTTCGTCGACGGGGCAATCGACAGCGAGCACGCCTACTTCGAGAAGAAGGCTCAGGTGCAGGAG
This DNA window, taken from Vicinamibacteria bacterium, encodes the following:
- a CDS encoding nicotinate phosphoribosyltransferase: DSELEAFRSFAALYPETILLVDTYDSAEGVRNVVRLSRELGEAFHVSGVRLDSGDLAAQAKSARAILDAASLAHVSLFASGGLDEYEIERLVQKSPEIGGFGVGTRMGVSADAPALDMAYKLTSYAARGRLKLSQGKRILPGRKQVFRVEEDGVAVFDILAREGEDQPGRPLLRPVMSEGERLDDHVTDLELIRENTRRECSRLEPRFRSLEPAEPRYRVEVSEALRRHQEQVVFEVQKSSRQGSGEEKV
- a CDS encoding methionine adenosyltransferase; protein product: MKAPLLEQATGPASGKRAFEIVERKGLGHPDSICDAIMEEAARALARLYLERSGQVQHFNLDKALWAAGRSSPRFGGGTVDEPSRLVFGDRALAAVDGHRLPVAELVEATARSWIGSNLRFFDPDRHLVFQSELRSGSAELLRPYLSGAPAANDTSVGVGFAPWTETERLVVRAERYINLPSFKQQFPETGEDVKVLGVRRDGVLELTVALAFVDGAIDSEHAYFEKKAQVQENVVTHLQGHLERIGELKLRCNTLDAPNNGERGVYLTVTGTSAEGADSGEVGRGNRLLGFNSATRPWSAEAVAGKNPLAHVGKIYNHLAQRAAERIAALEEIEEASVLLVSEIGAPLDEPSFAAVRLVLEAGVGLDDVKDTVEATLKQAVSEVVGFVGGWLRGEDGASEHEATRQ